Proteins from one Fragaria vesca subsp. vesca linkage group LG6, FraVesHawaii_1.0, whole genome shotgun sequence genomic window:
- the LOC101313722 gene encoding probable CCR4-associated factor 1 homolog 11-like has product MSSLSSSSDPPPSSSEIRIRSVWADNLEAEFDMIRSVIDEFPMISMDTEFPGVVFRPNAEDPKFRRPDAEDPNFRRLDHRGANYLVLKANVDELNLIQVGLTLSDRAGNLPGLGSEMSYIWEFNFRDFDVRRDPHAPDSIELLQRQGIDFERNRDKGIDSYKFAQLMMSSGLVCNEDVTWITFHSAYDFGYLVKMLTQQPLPEDLPGFLNRVKVFFGSGGYDVKHLTRFCGSHLYGGLDGVCKALNVGRAIGKSHQAGSDSLLTFHAYQRIKELYFGEGGIEQYAGILYGLEVSRYFR; this is encoded by the coding sequence ATGTCGTCGTTATCTTCCTCATCAGACCCGCCGCCTTCTTCTTCAGAGATCCGAATCCGATCGGTATGGGCCGATAACCTCGAGGCCGAGTTCGATATGATCCGATCCGTCATTGACGAATTCCCGATGATCTCCATGGACACGGAGTTTCCCGGCGTCGTGTTCCGCCCCAACGCCGAGGATCCCAAGTTCCGGCGACCCGACGCCGAGGATCCGAATTTCCGGCGCCTGGATCATCGCGGCGCGAACTATCTGGTTCTCAAGGCGAACGTCGACGAACTCAATCTGATCCAGGTCGGCTTGACGCTCTCGGACCGCGCCGGGAATTTGCCGGGTTTAGGATCGGAGATGAGTTATATTTGGGAATTCAATTTCAGAGACTTCGACGTGAGGCGTGATCCCCACGCGCCCGACTCCATCGAGCTGCTGCAGCGCCAGGGCATCGATTTCGAGCGCAACCGCGACAAAGGGATCGACTCGTACAAATTCGCCCAGCTGATGATGTCATCCGGCCTCGTCTGCAACGAAGACGTGACGTGGATCACGTTCCACAGCGCCTACGATTTCGGATACCTGGTCAAGATGCTGACGCAGCAACCGTTGCCGGAGGACCTGCCTGGTTTCTTGAACCGGGTGAAGGTGTTCTTTGGCTCCGGTGGGTACGATGTGAAGCATCTGACCAGGTTCTGTGGTTCTCATCTCTATGGTGGATTGGACGGGGTTTGCAAGGCCTTGAATGTGGGCCGGGCCATCGGAAAAAGTCACCAGGCCGGGTCGGATAGCCTGCTCACTTTTCATGCCTACCAGAGGATCAAAGAGCTGTACTTTGGCGAAGGCGGAATAGAGCAGTACGCTGGCATTTTGTATGGTCTAGAGGTTTCTCGATATTTTCGTTGA